In a genomic window of Pedobacter sp. KBS0701:
- a CDS encoding SPFH domain-containing protein has product MEALISNYWWVLVALLCIVLYKYILRFLFGMVIVPEDRIGLITKKFVLFGSAKELPDGRIIAIKGEAGFQGKTLAPGLYFGMWFWQYSVTMEQFTIIPEGKIGLIMAKDGSEIPTGNILGQKVESDNFQDAVKFLENGGQRGRQTSYITSGSYRINTMLFQVSVTDMIRIQESMVGIVTTLDGLPIEANQIAGKLVEGHNNFQDFDAFIKMGGNRGLQPQVILAGSYNLNPWAIQLEEIPMTEIAIGYVGVVISFIGKEGDDLTGVDFKHGNIVAKGSKGVWLEPLGPGKYPINKYIMKVELVPTTNLVLNWASARSEAHNLDKNLSTITVRSRDGFPFNLDVAQIIHVPTTEAPKVIARFGNMVNLVSQVLEPTIGNYFRNSAQGSDVIAFLSTRKERQESAKEHIRKVLDEYNVNAVDTLIGDIVPPESLMKTLTDRKIAEEQKVTYETQKQAQETRQGMEKETAIADMQKDIVKAQQSVEIAERTASATVKKSEGDAAGVKLAVGAEAEATKMRAHAEAEATKARAQADSEAIKLRASAEAEQISLTGSAEAGKILAVGKSTAEAYELAVKALGGENFTRYKITEELSKGNVKLIPDVLIGGNGGNHGGSAMDGLLGLKLMELMDPQARKEVVAVAEIVETKPKPKKDNINP; this is encoded by the coding sequence ATGGAAGCGCTCATTTCTAATTACTGGTGGGTTTTAGTGGCACTGTTGTGCATCGTTTTATACAAATATATTTTACGTTTCTTATTTGGGATGGTTATCGTACCTGAAGACAGGATCGGGTTGATTACCAAAAAATTCGTGCTCTTTGGATCTGCAAAAGAATTACCGGATGGAAGGATTATCGCCATTAAAGGCGAAGCGGGTTTTCAGGGTAAAACGCTGGCGCCCGGATTGTATTTCGGAATGTGGTTCTGGCAGTATAGTGTAACCATGGAACAATTTACCATCATCCCTGAAGGGAAAATCGGGCTGATAATGGCAAAAGATGGTTCGGAAATCCCAACAGGGAATATCCTCGGGCAAAAAGTAGAATCTGATAATTTTCAGGACGCCGTGAAATTCCTCGAAAATGGCGGTCAGAGAGGCCGGCAGACCTCTTATATCACTTCGGGTTCCTATCGTATCAATACCATGTTGTTTCAGGTTTCCGTTACTGATATGATCCGTATTCAGGAAAGTATGGTAGGTATTGTGACCACTTTAGATGGGCTGCCAATTGAGGCCAATCAGATCGCGGGTAAACTGGTAGAAGGACATAACAATTTTCAGGATTTTGATGCCTTTATTAAAATGGGCGGGAACCGTGGTTTGCAACCGCAGGTAATTCTGGCTGGTTCTTACAATTTAAACCCCTGGGCTATCCAGTTAGAAGAAATACCAATGACCGAAATTGCCATCGGTTATGTAGGTGTGGTGATTTCGTTTATTGGTAAAGAGGGTGATGATTTAACGGGTGTCGATTTCAAACATGGTAATATTGTTGCAAAAGGATCGAAAGGGGTTTGGTTAGAGCCGCTTGGTCCTGGTAAGTATCCGATTAACAAATACATTATGAAGGTAGAGCTGGTGCCGACAACCAACCTGGTGCTCAACTGGGCATCGGCACGTAGTGAGGCGCACAACCTGGATAAAAATCTGTCGACTATTACCGTACGTTCAAGAGATGGTTTCCCGTTTAATTTGGATGTTGCGCAGATTATCCATGTACCCACAACTGAGGCACCAAAAGTAATTGCCCGTTTTGGGAATATGGTGAATTTGGTTTCGCAGGTTTTAGAGCCTACTATTGGTAACTATTTCCGTAACTCAGCCCAGGGAAGCGACGTAATTGCTTTCCTGAGCACTCGTAAAGAACGTCAGGAATCGGCTAAAGAACATATCCGAAAAGTGCTTGATGAATATAATGTAAATGCGGTTGATACGCTGATTGGTGATATTGTTCCGCCAGAATCGTTAATGAAAACTTTAACCGACCGTAAAATTGCAGAAGAGCAAAAGGTGACTTACGAAACCCAAAAACAGGCACAGGAAACCCGTCAGGGGATGGAGAAAGAAACGGCCATCGCAGATATGCAGAAAGATATTGTGAAAGCTCAACAAAGTGTAGAGATTGCGGAACGTACCGCAAGTGCAACCGTGAAAAAATCGGAAGGTGATGCCGCTGGTGTAAAACTTGCTGTAGGAGCAGAGGCTGAGGCCACTAAAATGAGAGCGCATGCTGAGGCAGAAGCCACCAAAGCTAGAGCCCAAGCAGATTCAGAGGCGATTAAATTAAGGGCATCAGCAGAGGCTGAACAGATTTCGTTAACTGGTAGTGCAGAAGCAGGTAAAATCTTAGCCGTAGGTAAATCAACTGCCGAAGCTTACGAACTTGCTGTGAAAGCTTTGGGCGGTGAAAACTTTACCCGTTACAAAATTACTGAAGAGTTATCGAAAGGTAATGTGAAACTGATTCCTGATGTACTGATTGGCGGTAATGGTGGTAATCATGGAGGATCAGCGATGGATGGTCTGTTGGGCTTGAAACTGATGGAATTAATGGATCCTCAGGCACGTAAAGAAGTGGTAGCCGTTGCAGAAATTGTAGAAACAAAACCAAAACCTAAAAAGGATAATATTAATCCTTAA